Proteins from a genomic interval of Chroococcidiopsis thermalis PCC 7203:
- a CDS encoding FecCD family ABC transporter permease has protein sequence MSKAIASSPKGANKPKLSPLVGLIVGLVILLVCFLYSISLGAAEIPLAQILASFTAFDGSYNHLIVQTVRLPRSLIALLVGSSLAVAGALMQGLTRNPLADPGILGIESGAALAVVATIFLLGSSSLSVLTLAAMLGAAATAILVYFLGSLGRGGATPLNLTVAGAALTALISSLTTAILIVSQQTLEEIRFWLAGSLAGRDTEILWQVLPFLGVGLIVAFALGRQITTMSLGEDVAKGLGQQTAWVKIVTAIGVVLLAGSSVALAGPIGFIGLVVPHMVRFFIPTDYRWILLYAAVAGATLLLVADVAARVLLKPQELPVGVMTAVVGAPFFVYLAKSKVKK, from the coding sequence ATGTCAAAAGCGATCGCCAGCTCACCTAAAGGAGCGAACAAGCCCAAACTATCGCCCTTAGTTGGTCTAATCGTCGGGCTAGTCATCTTGCTCGTTTGCTTTTTGTACAGCATCAGTTTAGGCGCAGCAGAAATACCTCTAGCTCAGATTTTGGCATCTTTTACTGCTTTTGATGGTTCCTACAATCACTTAATCGTCCAAACTGTACGATTACCGCGATCGCTCATTGCTCTACTTGTCGGTTCTTCCCTAGCAGTAGCGGGAGCGTTAATGCAAGGCTTGACGCGCAACCCTTTGGCAGATCCAGGAATTTTAGGGATTGAGTCGGGAGCAGCACTAGCTGTAGTGGCGACAATTTTTCTGCTTGGCAGTTCTAGCTTGAGCGTTTTAACTCTTGCTGCCATGCTAGGTGCAGCAGCCACGGCAATTTTAGTCTACTTTCTCGGTTCTCTGGGACGGGGAGGAGCTACGCCACTGAATCTCACTGTAGCAGGTGCGGCGCTGACGGCTTTGATTTCTTCTCTGACTACGGCAATCTTAATTGTCAGCCAACAAACCCTAGAAGAAATTAGATTTTGGCTAGCTGGTTCGCTGGCAGGACGCGATACTGAGATTCTATGGCAAGTATTACCTTTTCTTGGAGTGGGTTTAATCGTCGCATTTGCTTTGGGTAGACAAATTACGACAATGAGCCTGGGTGAAGATGTGGCAAAAGGCTTAGGTCAACAGACTGCTTGGGTCAAGATTGTTACGGCGATCGGCGTGGTTTTACTGGCAGGAAGCTCGGTGGCGCTAGCCGGACCAATTGGCTTTATCGGCTTAGTCGTTCCTCACATGGTGAGATTTTTTATTCCCACCGATTACCGTTGGATTTTACTTTATGCAGCAGTTGCAGGGGCAACTTTACTCTTGGTGGCAGATGTAGCAGCGCGTGTCTTACTCAAGCCGCAAGAATTACCCGTAGGGGTGATGACAGCAGTAGTTGGCGCTCCCTTTTTTGTCTACTTGGCTAAGTCAAAGGTGAAAAAATGA
- a CDS encoding AraC family transcriptional regulator, which yields MSIILSSTSWLELWDESWQHTRNLDPLDNSDAIAEYPAQLAKGYKRNIGLRNGIDLTLHRYTFHEDVITVDGQPYETGCMEWIFNLSSTFKFWNGSYVTAGRHYVAGMFMPGGESLDLARDPRLEVDLHLEPELFKTLVGDRFHLLPPDLQRMAEGDESLPFSSLQTTTPAMQLVLEQILNCPYQGLTKQLYLESKCVEILALYLDAVMTQPAKSPVKLQADDIDRIHQAKEILIQHAEHPPSLLELARQVGINDCTLKRGFRACFGTTVFGYLHDYRMNRARQMLEAQSMSVREVARSVGYASPSSFHAAFRKKFGVNPSTYLATNRRQVFF from the coding sequence ATGAGCATTATCCTCTCATCAACAAGTTGGCTCGAACTCTGGGACGAAAGTTGGCAACATACTCGCAATCTAGACCCTTTGGATAATTCTGATGCGATCGCTGAGTATCCCGCACAGCTTGCCAAGGGTTACAAGCGGAATATCGGTCTACGTAACGGCATCGATCTCACGCTTCATCGCTATACATTTCATGAAGATGTAATTACCGTAGACGGACAACCGTATGAAACAGGCTGTATGGAGTGGATCTTCAACCTTTCATCGACCTTCAAGTTTTGGAACGGCTCTTACGTTACGGCGGGACGGCATTATGTAGCTGGGATGTTTATGCCTGGTGGTGAAAGTTTAGATCTTGCCCGCGATCCCAGATTAGAAGTCGATCTTCATCTAGAGCCGGAATTATTTAAGACTTTAGTAGGCGATCGCTTTCATCTGTTACCGCCTGACTTGCAACGTATGGCTGAGGGTGATGAGAGTTTACCCTTTTCATCACTACAAACAACAACTCCTGCCATGCAGCTCGTGTTGGAGCAAATTCTCAATTGTCCTTACCAAGGCTTGACAAAGCAGCTTTATTTAGAGAGCAAATGCGTGGAAATTTTGGCATTATATCTCGATGCGGTGATGACACAGCCAGCAAAATCGCCAGTTAAGCTGCAAGCGGATGATATCGATCGCATTCACCAAGCTAAGGAGATTTTGATTCAACACGCCGAGCATCCTCCCTCGCTATTAGAATTAGCACGTCAAGTCGGTATAAATGACTGCACTTTAAAGCGAGGATTTCGCGCCTGTTTTGGCACAACCGTATTTGGCTATTTGCACGACTACCGCATGAATCGAGCTAGACAAATGCTGGAAGCGCAAAGCATGAGTGTTCGGGAAGTTGCCCGTTCTGTTGGCTATGCTAGTCCCAGTTCGTTTCATGCTGCATTTCGCAAGAAGTTTGGCGTGAATCCTAGCACGTATCTTGCTACCAATCGCCGTCAGGTATTTTTTTAG
- a CDS encoding XisI protein encodes MEKLTDKLTHYQQIVQQLLTGYAQSKPAYGELEVETIFDTQRNHYQIVHLGWHHKRWVHHCVMHLDIRNEKIWILYNSTEHDIADDLVNLDVPKQDIVLGFYPPFMREMSDYAVG; translated from the coding sequence ATGGAAAAATTGACAGATAAATTAACGCATTATCAACAAATTGTGCAGCAACTACTAACGGGCTATGCCCAAAGTAAGCCTGCTTACGGCGAGCTTGAAGTTGAAACTATTTTTGATACCCAGAGAAATCATTATCAAATTGTGCATTTGGGTTGGCATCATAAGCGGTGGGTACATCATTGTGTAATGCATCTCGATATTCGGAATGAGAAAATCTGGATTCTCTACAACTCAACGGAGCATGATATTGCAGATGATTTAGTAAATTTAGACGTGCCAAAGCAAGATATTGTGTTAGGTTTTTATCCCCCTTTTATGCGTGAAATGAGTGATTATGCAGTGGGTTAA
- a CDS encoding TonB-dependent siderophore receptor encodes MRVWWFADLMRLGSILVSGSLVGALALPSWAQVSAYQGEQAAGEIEGSAKPRLTTNSQQGVGEARRRHRPATTVAEWLAQSPSATGSQLPTQIAGVRLNPTKNGIELILETTSGEPLQVLTSSYGQTFVANIPNSQLALPEGKAFRADNPAVGIATVTVTQPTASGIRVSVIGKTGVPTTRIVQSNRALVFNLSAPVNPTVVNPTVQPPQLPLSQGETAQPQPPTKPEQVTPAPATPQQPTKPAPGGEEIEIVVTGEQEGYRIPDASIGTKTDTPLRDIPASIQIVPQQVLQERQARSIADGLENVSGVAPITGPAGTRNYFTIRGFAYNNFLVNGIPDPQISSDGSFANIERLEVLKGPASVLYGETGEGSIGGLVNFVTKQPLRDPFYEVSVSAARFDDYQGIIDFSGPLNDSKTVLYRFIASYRNSESFIDFNESQEFFVAPTLSFSLGQNTDLIVEGDVNAMERNGQQPYGVPAVGTVLPNPNGEIDRSFNPTGPQTDNLTINGRVGYRLEHRFNQNWKLRNAFRYTFYDDDDRDGAPSFSGESLAEDNRTLNRAASVGSQFYDFYYLSTDLLGEFRTGSIDHQLLFGFSLSRNEIELTFEQDSPAAPVDIFNPVFDQTFVRSGILETDSLTTRDTLGIYLQDQIALAENLKLLLGGRVDFFEERALDRFADEETTQSDTAFSPRVGIVYQPIPAISLYGSFTRSFSPSIGVSASGDPFVPERGKQYEVGIKADVNDRLSATLALYDLTRSNVTSTDPEDPDFSIQTGEQNSQGIELDVRGEILPGWNIIGGYAYTDAKVTEDTEIPVGNRLYLAPEHMFNLWTSYKIQTGSLQGLGFGLGFSYIGERPGDLENSFDLPSYFRTDAAIFYERDAFRAALNFRNLFDVEYYSGAYSIDRVFRGDPFTVQGTVSWQF; translated from the coding sequence ATGCGCGTTTGGTGGTTTGCGGATTTAATGCGACTGGGATCGATCCTGGTATCGGGAAGTTTAGTTGGTGCGTTAGCTTTGCCTAGTTGGGCGCAAGTTTCTGCTTACCAAGGAGAGCAAGCCGCAGGGGAAATTGAGGGGAGTGCAAAGCCTCGACTAACAACCAACTCTCAACAAGGCGTTGGCGAAGCCCGCCGAAGGCATCGCCCTGCTACCACTGTTGCAGAATGGCTTGCCCAATCGCCTTCTGCCACCGGCTCTCAACTCCCAACTCAGATCGCTGGAGTTCGCCTAAATCCCACCAAAAACGGCATTGAGTTGATTTTGGAGACTACAAGTGGCGAACCATTACAAGTCTTAACTTCTAGTTACGGTCAAACCTTTGTTGCCAACATTCCCAATAGCCAGCTAGCACTACCAGAGGGAAAAGCGTTTCGTGCTGACAATCCGGCAGTAGGAATTGCCACCGTGACTGTAACCCAGCCAACTGCTAGCGGGATTCGAGTCAGTGTAATTGGTAAAACTGGTGTACCTACGACGCGAATAGTCCAGAGCAATCGCGCTTTGGTATTCAATTTATCTGCACCCGTCAATCCTACAGTCGTCAATCCTACAGTCCAACCGCCACAACTGCCCTTGTCACAGGGGGAAACAGCGCAGCCACAACCCCCTACCAAACCAGAGCAAGTAACACCAGCGCCAGCCACGCCTCAACAGCCAACTAAGCCAGCGCCAGGGGGAGAGGAAATAGAAATTGTGGTAACGGGAGAGCAGGAAGGCTATCGCATCCCCGATGCCAGTATAGGAACCAAAACTGACACGCCCTTGCGCGATATTCCCGCATCAATTCAGATAGTACCGCAACAAGTGCTGCAAGAGCGGCAAGCGCGAAGCATCGCCGATGGATTAGAAAACGTCAGTGGCGTAGCTCCGATTACTGGTCCTGCGGGGACTCGAAATTATTTTACAATCCGAGGCTTCGCTTATAATAACTTCCTTGTCAACGGCATCCCCGACCCACAAATAAGTAGTGATGGTAGCTTTGCCAATATAGAACGGTTAGAGGTATTGAAAGGACCTGCCTCCGTCTTATATGGTGAAACTGGAGAAGGTTCTATCGGCGGTCTTGTTAACTTTGTTACTAAGCAACCGTTGCGCGATCCGTTTTACGAAGTGAGTGTAAGTGCTGCCAGGTTTGACGACTATCAAGGGATAATTGATTTCTCTGGACCCCTCAACGATTCCAAAACGGTTCTCTACCGCTTCATCGCTTCCTACCGGAATAGTGAGAGTTTCATTGACTTTAACGAATCTCAAGAGTTTTTCGTCGCTCCTACTTTGAGCTTCAGCCTGGGTCAAAATACTGACCTGATTGTGGAGGGCGATGTCAACGCTATGGAACGAAACGGACAGCAACCCTATGGAGTGCCAGCTGTAGGGACTGTGCTACCGAATCCCAACGGGGAGATCGACCGTAGCTTTAACCCCACAGGACCCCAAACAGATAACCTAACCATCAATGGCAGAGTTGGATATCGCTTGGAGCATCGATTTAATCAAAACTGGAAGCTTCGTAATGCATTCCGATACACATTCTACGATGATGACGATCGCGATGGCGCACCTAGTTTCTCTGGCGAAAGCCTAGCTGAAGATAACCGTACGCTCAATCGAGCTGCTAGTGTTGGTAGCCAGTTTTATGATTTCTACTACCTCAGTACCGACCTACTTGGCGAGTTCCGCACTGGTTCGATTGACCATCAACTCCTGTTTGGCTTCAGTTTGAGTCGAAATGAAATCGAGCTTACCTTTGAACAAGATAGTCCTGCCGCTCCGGTGGATATCTTCAATCCAGTTTTCGATCAAACCTTTGTTCGTTCCGGTATTCTTGAAACAGACAGTTTGACAACTAGAGATACGCTCGGTATTTATCTCCAAGATCAAATTGCACTGGCAGAAAATCTGAAACTTTTGCTAGGCGGACGGGTCGATTTCTTTGAGGAACGCGCCCTAGATCGATTTGCAGACGAGGAAACAACGCAATCAGATACAGCATTTAGTCCGCGTGTGGGGATTGTCTATCAACCGATCCCAGCGATTTCGCTCTATGGCAGTTTTACTCGCTCTTTTTCGCCAAGTATTGGTGTATCTGCTAGCGGCGACCCATTTGTGCCAGAGCGCGGCAAGCAGTATGAGGTGGGCATTAAAGCAGATGTCAACGACCGACTTTCGGCAACCCTTGCCCTCTACGATTTGACCCGCTCTAATGTCACGTCAACAGATCCAGAAGATCCTGACTTTTCGATTCAAACTGGAGAGCAGAACAGTCAAGGCATTGAATTGGATGTTAGGGGCGAAATTCTACCTGGATGGAACATTATTGGTGGTTATGCCTACACCGATGCCAAAGTCACAGAAGACACTGAGATTCCCGTTGGTAATCGGTTATATTTAGCACCCGAACACATGTTTAATCTCTGGACATCATACAAAATCCAAACAGGGAGTTTGCAAGGTCTGGGATTTGGTTTAGGCTTCTCCTATATTGGGGAGCGACCTGGAGATCTGGAAAATTCTTTCGATCTACCCAGTTACTTCCGCACCGATGCGGCTATTTTCTACGAACGGGATGCATTTCGTGCCGCACTCAACTTCCGCAATCTTTTTGATGTGGAATACTATTCAGGTGCTTATTCTATAGATAGGGTTTTTCGAGGCGACCCTTTCACCGTCCAAGGAACGGTTTCTTGGCAGTTTTGA
- a CDS encoding MFS transporter, protein MVLEQQPKSLRTFTFIWLGQSASLIGSNMTSFALTIWAWQQTGEATPLSLIAFFTEVPVLIASIFAGVLVDRYNRKFIMIGGDTVAALSTVTILILFFTNQLAIWHLYIIAVVNGLFGYLHGLAFSASQALLVSQQHYVRVGAMGSIRTFGSGVIAPALAGVLYPIVGLIGILSVDLATFAIAVGTLALVRISQPHREIEQKESNLAAAWQELTIGFRYLWQRPSLMALQLFSLSFIFFDTASAVGEPMILARSNNNTAVLGMVSGAVGLGGLIGGILLMFWGGPRRRIHGLLIGRAFVFGFETMLGVLRSPTLWIGTNFCAGLFKPLANSCEDAIWLSKVEPATQGRVFAASSLFSGLVVPLGLLISGPLADRFFEPAMRSGGMLAPIFGSIFGTGTGSGMAVQFSLFSFIVVLICLGSYAFPVLRDVEGRLPDCEASTS, encoded by the coding sequence ATGGTACTAGAGCAACAACCCAAAAGTCTACGCACCTTTACTTTCATCTGGCTAGGTCAAAGCGCCTCTCTAATTGGTTCTAACATGACTAGCTTTGCTCTTACCATTTGGGCATGGCAGCAAACAGGCGAAGCCACTCCACTTTCTCTCATTGCCTTTTTTACAGAAGTTCCAGTTTTAATCGCCTCAATCTTTGCAGGGGTTTTGGTCGATCGCTACAATCGCAAATTCATTATGATTGGCGGCGATACCGTTGCCGCACTTTCTACTGTCACGATTTTGATTTTATTTTTTACTAACCAGCTAGCTATTTGGCATCTATATATTATCGCTGTAGTCAACGGCTTATTCGGCTACCTTCATGGATTAGCCTTCTCTGCCTCTCAAGCTCTACTTGTCTCTCAACAACACTATGTCAGAGTCGGTGCAATGGGATCGATTAGAACCTTTGGCTCTGGTGTCATAGCTCCAGCATTGGCAGGCGTATTGTATCCCATTGTGGGATTAATCGGTATTTTATCAGTCGATTTGGCTACATTTGCCATTGCAGTCGGCACGCTGGCACTGGTACGAATTTCTCAACCACACAGAGAAATAGAGCAGAAAGAGTCGAATTTAGCAGCTGCTTGGCAAGAGTTGACCATTGGATTTCGCTATCTCTGGCAACGTCCCAGCCTCATGGCATTGCAACTTTTTTCCTTGAGTTTCATTTTCTTCGACACCGCTTCTGCTGTGGGCGAACCGATGATTTTGGCACGAAGCAACAACAACACGGCTGTATTGGGGATGGTGAGTGGAGCGGTGGGACTTGGCGGCTTAATTGGCGGTATATTGCTGATGTTTTGGGGTGGACCGAGACGGCGCATTCACGGACTGTTAATCGGTCGAGCCTTCGTCTTTGGCTTTGAGACAATGCTAGGAGTCTTGCGATCGCCTACTCTCTGGATTGGAACCAACTTTTGTGCGGGTTTATTTAAGCCTTTGGCGAATAGCTGTGAAGATGCCATCTGGCTGTCTAAAGTGGAGCCAGCCACTCAGGGACGTGTTTTTGCTGCTAGTTCGCTGTTTAGCGGATTAGTTGTTCCTTTGGGATTGTTGATTTCAGGACCGCTTGCCGATCGATTCTTTGAACCTGCAATGCGATCGGGAGGAATGCTAGCTCCTATCTTTGGCAGCATATTCGGTACGGGTACGGGGAGCGGCATGGCAGTGCAATTTAGCCTATTCTCTTTTATCGTCGTGCTGATTTGTTTGGGTAGTTATGCTTTTCCAGTGCTGCGCGATGTTGAAGGGAGATTGCCAGATTGCGAAGCAAGTACCAGCTAA
- a CDS encoding ABC transporter ATP-binding protein, with amino-acid sequence MKGLSTKNLSLAYDGAPIVRDLNLAIPTGQITALVGANGCGKSTLLRGLARLLKPIGGAVYLNSTSILQLSTKEVAQQLGILPQGPVAPEGLTVRDLVAQGRYPYQNWLQQWSVQDEKIVQQALSITDLLNLAERSLDTLSGGQRQRAWIAMALAQDTEILLLDEPTTFLDLAHQVEVLDLLYELNQIQERTIVMVLHDLNQACRYADYLVAVKDGRIFAAGAPQQVMTEEMVREVFGLECRIVPDPVVKTPLCVPIGRKGERKLQTKSSDLQFD; translated from the coding sequence ATGAAAGGATTGTCTACCAAAAATCTCTCTCTTGCTTACGACGGTGCGCCGATTGTGCGTGACTTAAATTTGGCAATTCCAACTGGACAAATTACGGCGTTAGTCGGTGCAAACGGCTGTGGTAAATCAACGTTGTTAAGGGGACTGGCAAGATTGCTCAAACCCATTGGTGGTGCAGTTTATCTCAATAGCACTTCAATTTTGCAGCTTTCCACTAAGGAGGTAGCCCAGCAGTTAGGGATTTTACCTCAAGGTCCAGTTGCACCAGAAGGATTAACAGTGCGAGATTTGGTAGCGCAAGGGCGTTATCCTTATCAAAATTGGTTGCAGCAGTGGTCGGTACAAGATGAGAAAATCGTCCAACAGGCGCTCTCGATTACAGATTTGCTAAATCTGGCAGAGCGATCGCTCGATACTTTATCTGGCGGACAACGACAGCGAGCTTGGATTGCAATGGCGCTAGCACAAGATACGGAGATTTTACTTTTGGACGAGCCAACGACTTTTCTCGATTTAGCCCACCAGGTAGAAGTTTTAGATTTATTGTACGAGTTGAACCAGATCCAGGAACGGACAATTGTGATGGTATTGCACGACTTAAATCAAGCGTGTCGTTATGCCGATTATTTAGTTGCTGTCAAAGATGGTCGAATTTTTGCGGCTGGAGCGCCACAGCAGGTCATGACTGAGGAAATGGTGCGAGAAGTGTTTGGCTTAGAGTGTCGGATTGTGCCTGACCCAGTGGTGAAAACACCGTTGTGCGTACCGATAGGACGTAAGGGGGAAAGGAAATTACAAACAAAATCTTCCGACTTGCAATTTGACTAA
- a CDS encoding XisH family protein — MAAKERFHQVVKTALVKDGWNVTHDPLQIKVGSVEMEIDLGAERLLAAERGSEKIAVEVKSFLASASAISEFHTALGQFINYRAALRREDPDRVLYLAVPDFIYNSFFQLDFPVSMLQENHVKLIVYDIQMEQLVLWKN, encoded by the coding sequence GTGGCTGCCAAAGAGCGTTTTCATCAAGTTGTTAAGACGGCTCTTGTTAAGGATGGGTGGAATGTGACTCACGATCCGCTTCAGATTAAAGTAGGCAGTGTAGAGATGGAAATCGACTTAGGAGCAGAACGATTACTCGCAGCGGAGCGAGGAAGTGAAAAGATTGCGGTTGAAGTCAAAAGTTTTCTAGCTAGTGCATCGGCAATTTCAGAGTTTCATACAGCACTGGGGCAGTTTATTAACTATCGAGCAGCACTGCGTCGTGAAGATCCCGATCGCGTTCTCTATTTAGCCGTACCCGATTTTATCTATAACAGCTTCTTTCAACTTGATTTTCCAGTTTCAATGCTGCAAGAAAATCATGTGAAACTGATTGTTTACGATATTCAAATGGAGCAGCTCGTCCTATGGAAAAATTGA
- a CDS encoding FecCD family ABC transporter permease, whose product MKLDWLVIRSQSLSFRLDRRVPPVLLCLGAIALVGMVINVGRGEYPIAPLDIVKTLLGLDTGNPDHNFVINVLRLPRTLVALMVGVAFAISGTIFQSLTRNPLADPSIIGINAGASLAAVTVIVLFPAAPIYTLPLSAFAGALLMAVLIYSLAWNNGSSPILLILIGVGLSAIAGAFTSLLITFGQIDDVSSALVWLAGSVYGRTWEQVFSFLPWLIIFVPLALTNSRHLNALNLGDDVAKGLGSRVEWQRGMLVLVGVALAGAGVATAGTIGFVGLIAPHLGRQLVGTNHQGLIPTSALLGGIIVVLADLLGRTLFAPLELPCGVVTAAIGAPYFLYLLIRHRQK is encoded by the coding sequence ATGAAGTTGGATTGGCTAGTCATCCGCTCGCAGTCGCTCTCCTTTCGACTCGATCGCCGCGTTCCACCAGTGCTACTGTGTTTAGGGGCGATCGCCTTGGTGGGGATGGTGATAAATGTAGGACGGGGTGAATATCCGATCGCGCCGTTAGATATCGTTAAAACTCTGTTGGGTTTGGATACGGGAAACCCAGACCATAATTTCGTCATTAACGTCCTACGTCTACCCCGCACGCTGGTTGCTTTGATGGTAGGTGTAGCATTTGCCATTTCCGGCACGATCTTTCAAAGTTTGACCCGCAATCCTTTGGCTGACCCTAGTATTATTGGCATCAATGCAGGGGCAAGTCTGGCAGCCGTGACGGTTATTGTCCTATTTCCGGCAGCACCCATTTACACCTTGCCCTTATCAGCTTTTGCCGGTGCTTTACTAATGGCTGTTTTAATTTACTCGCTGGCTTGGAACAACGGTAGTTCGCCGATTCTGTTAATTTTAATCGGCGTTGGTTTATCGGCGATCGCTGGTGCTTTTACTAGTTTGCTGATTACGTTTGGGCAAATTGATGACGTGAGTAGTGCTTTAGTTTGGTTGGCTGGCAGCGTCTACGGACGAACTTGGGAACAAGTCTTTTCTTTCTTGCCTTGGTTAATTATTTTCGTACCGCTAGCGTTGACAAATTCCAGACATTTGAATGCATTGAACTTGGGAGATGATGTTGCCAAAGGTTTAGGCAGTCGCGTGGAATGGCAGCGCGGAATGCTGGTGTTAGTCGGTGTAGCCTTAGCGGGTGCAGGAGTCGCCACTGCTGGCACGATTGGCTTTGTTGGTTTAATCGCACCTCATTTAGGTAGACAGTTGGTAGGGACAAACCATCAAGGGTTAATTCCAACATCAGCACTGTTGGGGGGAATTATTGTGGTTTTGGCAGATTTGCTCGGACGAACTTTGTTTGCACCGCTCGAACTGCCTTGTGGAGTGGTGACTGCTGCTATCGGCGCTCCTTATTTTCTCTATTTATTAATTCGCCATCGTCAAAAATAA
- a CDS encoding iron-siderophore ABC transporter substrate-binding protein, giving the protein MKICLRRFAYLVFLGISMVTLVSACNIVHDPNIASDKQPVENCRTVQHIMGSSCIPRHPQRVVTLNSFENTWALGIRPIASAYVTGFPIPKYLQGKVDRVESVGDYNNPNIEKILRLKPDLIISGSQLKGIYKQLSYIAPTVVLNTPFPSPPWQESLEELATILGKEEVSQQFIDKYWQRVEKLKQALGDRHKTMVVSIANTSSEYGIWSYGEKHFSGSVLKDIGLQRPSSQRGDFFYIENISKEKISDLDGDVLFFASWEREDDKKTLDKLKQSPLWSQLEVVQKNKVYLVGTHWHSSDIYAINAILDDLEKYLVNTP; this is encoded by the coding sequence ATGAAAATCTGTTTACGCCGCTTTGCCTATCTAGTATTTTTGGGAATCTCGATGGTAACATTGGTTTCGGCTTGTAATATAGTTCACGATCCTAATATTGCTAGCGATAAACAGCCTGTTGAGAATTGCCGAACCGTGCAACATATCATGGGTAGCAGCTGCATTCCTCGCCATCCTCAACGAGTAGTAACTCTTAATAGTTTTGAAAATACTTGGGCGTTAGGTATCCGTCCTATTGCATCGGCTTATGTTACAGGTTTTCCTATACCCAAATATCTTCAAGGTAAAGTAGATCGAGTAGAATCTGTCGGAGACTATAATAATCCGAATATAGAAAAGATTTTGAGACTTAAACCAGACCTAATCATTTCTGGTTCCCAGTTGAAAGGGATTTACAAACAGTTGTCTTATATTGCCCCTACAGTAGTACTCAATACCCCCTTTCCTTCACCCCCTTGGCAGGAGAGTTTAGAGGAACTTGCTACTATTTTGGGCAAAGAAGAAGTGAGCCAGCAATTCATAGATAAGTATTGGCAACGAGTGGAAAAACTAAAGCAAGCTTTGGGCGACCGCCATAAAACTATGGTGGTATCTATTGCCAATACATCTTCAGAATATGGTATTTGGTCTTATGGAGAAAAGCATTTCTCTGGGTCAGTATTGAAAGATATTGGTCTGCAACGTCCCAGCTCGCAGAGAGGGGATTTCTTCTATATTGAAAATATATCCAAGGAAAAAATATCAGATCTTGATGGAGATGTTCTTTTTTTTGCATCTTGGGAAAGAGAAGACGATAAGAAAACATTAGATAAGCTCAAACAAAGTCCTTTATGGTCACAACTCGAAGTCGTTCAAAAAAATAAAGTATATCTTGTCGGCACACACTGGCATAGCTCAGATATTTACGCAATTAATGCTATCCTCGACGATCTAGAAAAGTACCTCGTCAACACACCTTAA